In Mercurialis annua linkage group LG5, ddMerAnnu1.2, whole genome shotgun sequence, a single genomic region encodes these proteins:
- the LOC126681120 gene encoding serine/threonine-protein kinase STY46-like isoform X2: MVEMVDDNESNCGTTSSTSSSPTRPSSASQSVSGRKQRQKLEVYNEVLRRLKDSDNEEANQPGFDDQLWSHFHRLPTRYALDVNVERAEDVLMHRRLLQLAQDHPNDRPAIEIHLVQVQPLSDENSADYNLSGSPLNGATQNSRKSIHPPPAFGSSPNLEALALEANNSENEDGDNSVHANSKFSRPMHEITFSTDDKPKLLSQLTSLLAEVGLNIQEAHAFSTVDGYSLDVFVVDGWPYEETEQLRISLEKELCKLEQKQTWPAQSLSPQSERKETKIKCEPDHVAIPNDGTDVWEVDPKNLKFENKVASGSYGDLYKGTYCSQEVAIKILKPERINSDLEKEFAQEVYIMRKVRHKNVVQFIGACTKPPNLCIVTEFMSGGSVYDYLHKQKGVFKFPSLLKVAIDVSKGMNYLHQNSIIHRDLKAANLLMDENEVVKVADFGVARVKAQTGVMTAETGTYRWMAPEVIEHKPYDHKADVFSFAVVVWELLTGKLPYEYLTPLQAAVGVVQKGLRPTIPKHTHPKLAELLEKCWQQDPALRPDFSEIIATLQPIAKEVADEGEGRKEKSSGGFLSVLRRGHHF, translated from the exons ATGGTGGAGATGGTGGATGATAATGAGAGTAACTGCGGAACGACGTCGTCTACGTCCTCATCGCCGACGCGGCCGTCGTCAGCGTCGCAGTCAGTTAGTGGACGGAAACAGCGGCAGAAGCTGGAGGTTTACAATGAGGTGCTCCGGCGACTCAAGGATTCCGATAATGAAGAGGCGAATCAGCCTGGTTTTGACGATCAACTCTGGTCTCACTTTCATCGTCTTCCTACTCG ATATGCATTGGATGTGAATGTGGAGAGAGCAGAAGATGTACTAATGCACAGGAGATTACTGCAGTTAGCTCAGGATCATCCCAATGATAGACCTGCCATTGAAATTCACCTTGTTCAG GTTCAACCATTGTCTGATGAGAATTCTGCTGATTATAATCTTTCAGGATCCCCTCTTAATGGAGCTACCCAAAATAGTAGAAAGAG CATACATCCACCACCAGCATTTGGTTCGTCGCCTAACCTTGAAGCACTTGCACTTGAAGCAAATAATTCTGAAAATGAAGATGGTGATAATTCTGTACATGCAAATTCAAAGTTCTCTAG GCCCATGCATGAAATAACTTTTTCAACAGATGACAAGCCAAAACTTCTTAGTCAG TTAACTTCCTTGCTTGCTGAAGTTGGATTGAACATCCAAGAAGCACATGCTTTTTCCACAGTTGATGGCTACTCCTTGGATGTCTTTGTTGTTGATGGTTGGCCGTACGAG GAAACAGAGCAGCTTAGAATTTCATTGGAAAAAGAACTATGTAAACTGGAG CAGAAACAGACTTGGCCTGCACAATCATTGTCCCCCCAAAGTGAGCGGAAAGAAACTAAGATTAAATGCGAACCTGATCATGTGGCAATACCTAATGATGGGACCGATGTCTGGGAAGTCGATCCTAAGAACCTAAAGTTTGAGAACAAAGTTGCATCCGGATCATATGGTGATTT GTATAAAGGTACTTACTGTAGTCAGGAAGTGGCTATCAAAATTCTCAAGCCTGAGCGTATAAATTCAGATTTGGAGAAAGAGTTTGCTCAAGAAGTCTACATAATGAG GAAGGTTAGACATAAGAATGTTGTACAATTCATAGGTGCATGTACCAAGCCCCCAAATTTGTGCATTGTAACAG AATTTATGTCTGGTGGAAGTGTGTATGATTACCTACACAAACAGAAGGGTGTTTTTAAGTTCCCATCCCTGCTAAAAGTAGCAATTGATGTTTCTAAAGGAATGAACTACCTGCACCAAAATAGTATAATCCACAGGGATTTGAAGGCTGCCAATCTTCTCATGGATGAAAATGAA GTGGTTAAGGTTGCTGATTTTGGAGTTGCCAGAGTGAAGGCACAAACTGGAGTTATGACAGCTGAAACTGGGACCTATAGATGGATGGCTCCTGAG GTCATTGAACACAAGCCATATGATCACAAAGCTGATGTTTTCAGTTTCGCAGTCGTGGTATGGGAGTTATTGACCGGAAAG CTTCCATACGAGTACTTAACCCCATTGCAAGCAGCTGTTGGTGTGGTTCAAAAG GGTCTACGGCCTACAATTCCAAAGCACACTCATCCAAAGCTGGCCGAGTTGCTTGAGAAATGCTGGCAGCAAGATCCAGCACTACGACCCGACTTCTCTGAGATTATAGCAACTCTGCAGCCAATTGCAAAAGAG GTGGCAGATGAAGGTGAAGGGCGGAAGGAGAAATCGTCTGGGGGATTCCTATCTGTTCTTAGAAGAGGGCACCACTTCTGA
- the LOC126681120 gene encoding serine/threonine-protein kinase STY46-like isoform X1, producing MVEMVDDNESNCGTTSSTSSSPTRPSSASQSVSGRKQRQKLEVYNEVLRRLKDSDNEEANQPGFDDQLWSHFHRLPTRYALDVNVERAEDVLMHRRLLQLAQDHPNDRPAIEIHLVQVQPLSDENSADYNLSGSPLNGATQNSRKSIHPPPAFGSSPNLEALALEANNSENEDGDNSVHANSKFSRPMHEITFSTDDKPKLLSQLTSLLAEVGLNIQEAHAFSTVDGYSLDVFVVDGWPYEVETEQLRISLEKELCKLEQKQTWPAQSLSPQSERKETKIKCEPDHVAIPNDGTDVWEVDPKNLKFENKVASGSYGDLYKGTYCSQEVAIKILKPERINSDLEKEFAQEVYIMRKVRHKNVVQFIGACTKPPNLCIVTEFMSGGSVYDYLHKQKGVFKFPSLLKVAIDVSKGMNYLHQNSIIHRDLKAANLLMDENEVVKVADFGVARVKAQTGVMTAETGTYRWMAPEVIEHKPYDHKADVFSFAVVVWELLTGKLPYEYLTPLQAAVGVVQKGLRPTIPKHTHPKLAELLEKCWQQDPALRPDFSEIIATLQPIAKEVADEGEGRKEKSSGGFLSVLRRGHHF from the exons ATGGTGGAGATGGTGGATGATAATGAGAGTAACTGCGGAACGACGTCGTCTACGTCCTCATCGCCGACGCGGCCGTCGTCAGCGTCGCAGTCAGTTAGTGGACGGAAACAGCGGCAGAAGCTGGAGGTTTACAATGAGGTGCTCCGGCGACTCAAGGATTCCGATAATGAAGAGGCGAATCAGCCTGGTTTTGACGATCAACTCTGGTCTCACTTTCATCGTCTTCCTACTCG ATATGCATTGGATGTGAATGTGGAGAGAGCAGAAGATGTACTAATGCACAGGAGATTACTGCAGTTAGCTCAGGATCATCCCAATGATAGACCTGCCATTGAAATTCACCTTGTTCAG GTTCAACCATTGTCTGATGAGAATTCTGCTGATTATAATCTTTCAGGATCCCCTCTTAATGGAGCTACCCAAAATAGTAGAAAGAG CATACATCCACCACCAGCATTTGGTTCGTCGCCTAACCTTGAAGCACTTGCACTTGAAGCAAATAATTCTGAAAATGAAGATGGTGATAATTCTGTACATGCAAATTCAAAGTTCTCTAG GCCCATGCATGAAATAACTTTTTCAACAGATGACAAGCCAAAACTTCTTAGTCAG TTAACTTCCTTGCTTGCTGAAGTTGGATTGAACATCCAAGAAGCACATGCTTTTTCCACAGTTGATGGCTACTCCTTGGATGTCTTTGTTGTTGATGGTTGGCCGTACGAGGTA GAAACAGAGCAGCTTAGAATTTCATTGGAAAAAGAACTATGTAAACTGGAG CAGAAACAGACTTGGCCTGCACAATCATTGTCCCCCCAAAGTGAGCGGAAAGAAACTAAGATTAAATGCGAACCTGATCATGTGGCAATACCTAATGATGGGACCGATGTCTGGGAAGTCGATCCTAAGAACCTAAAGTTTGAGAACAAAGTTGCATCCGGATCATATGGTGATTT GTATAAAGGTACTTACTGTAGTCAGGAAGTGGCTATCAAAATTCTCAAGCCTGAGCGTATAAATTCAGATTTGGAGAAAGAGTTTGCTCAAGAAGTCTACATAATGAG GAAGGTTAGACATAAGAATGTTGTACAATTCATAGGTGCATGTACCAAGCCCCCAAATTTGTGCATTGTAACAG AATTTATGTCTGGTGGAAGTGTGTATGATTACCTACACAAACAGAAGGGTGTTTTTAAGTTCCCATCCCTGCTAAAAGTAGCAATTGATGTTTCTAAAGGAATGAACTACCTGCACCAAAATAGTATAATCCACAGGGATTTGAAGGCTGCCAATCTTCTCATGGATGAAAATGAA GTGGTTAAGGTTGCTGATTTTGGAGTTGCCAGAGTGAAGGCACAAACTGGAGTTATGACAGCTGAAACTGGGACCTATAGATGGATGGCTCCTGAG GTCATTGAACACAAGCCATATGATCACAAAGCTGATGTTTTCAGTTTCGCAGTCGTGGTATGGGAGTTATTGACCGGAAAG CTTCCATACGAGTACTTAACCCCATTGCAAGCAGCTGTTGGTGTGGTTCAAAAG GGTCTACGGCCTACAATTCCAAAGCACACTCATCCAAAGCTGGCCGAGTTGCTTGAGAAATGCTGGCAGCAAGATCCAGCACTACGACCCGACTTCTCTGAGATTATAGCAACTCTGCAGCCAATTGCAAAAGAG GTGGCAGATGAAGGTGAAGGGCGGAAGGAGAAATCGTCTGGGGGATTCCTATCTGTTCTTAGAAGAGGGCACCACTTCTGA
- the LOC126681120 gene encoding serine/threonine-protein kinase STY46-like isoform X3 has translation MVEMVDDNESNCGTTSSTSSSPTRPSSASQSVSGRKQRQKLEVYNEVLRRLKDSDNEEANQPGFDDQLWSHFHRLPTRYALDVNVERAEDVLMHRRLLQLAQDHPNDRPAIEIHLVQVQPLSDENSADYNLSGSPLNGATQNSRKSIHPPPAFGSSPNLEALALEANNSENEDGDNSVHANSKFSRPMHEITFSTDDKPKLLSQLTSLLAEVGLNIQEAHAFSTVDGYSLDVFVVDGWPYEVETEQLRISLEKELCKLEKQTWPAQSLSPQSERKETKIKCEPDHVAIPNDGTDVWEVDPKNLKFENKVASGSYGDLYKGTYCSQEVAIKILKPERINSDLEKEFAQEVYIMRKVRHKNVVQFIGACTKPPNLCIVTEFMSGGSVYDYLHKQKGVFKFPSLLKVAIDVSKGMNYLHQNSIIHRDLKAANLLMDENEVVKVADFGVARVKAQTGVMTAETGTYRWMAPEVIEHKPYDHKADVFSFAVVVWELLTGKLPYEYLTPLQAAVGVVQKGLRPTIPKHTHPKLAELLEKCWQQDPALRPDFSEIIATLQPIAKEVADEGEGRKEKSSGGFLSVLRRGHHF, from the exons ATGGTGGAGATGGTGGATGATAATGAGAGTAACTGCGGAACGACGTCGTCTACGTCCTCATCGCCGACGCGGCCGTCGTCAGCGTCGCAGTCAGTTAGTGGACGGAAACAGCGGCAGAAGCTGGAGGTTTACAATGAGGTGCTCCGGCGACTCAAGGATTCCGATAATGAAGAGGCGAATCAGCCTGGTTTTGACGATCAACTCTGGTCTCACTTTCATCGTCTTCCTACTCG ATATGCATTGGATGTGAATGTGGAGAGAGCAGAAGATGTACTAATGCACAGGAGATTACTGCAGTTAGCTCAGGATCATCCCAATGATAGACCTGCCATTGAAATTCACCTTGTTCAG GTTCAACCATTGTCTGATGAGAATTCTGCTGATTATAATCTTTCAGGATCCCCTCTTAATGGAGCTACCCAAAATAGTAGAAAGAG CATACATCCACCACCAGCATTTGGTTCGTCGCCTAACCTTGAAGCACTTGCACTTGAAGCAAATAATTCTGAAAATGAAGATGGTGATAATTCTGTACATGCAAATTCAAAGTTCTCTAG GCCCATGCATGAAATAACTTTTTCAACAGATGACAAGCCAAAACTTCTTAGTCAG TTAACTTCCTTGCTTGCTGAAGTTGGATTGAACATCCAAGAAGCACATGCTTTTTCCACAGTTGATGGCTACTCCTTGGATGTCTTTGTTGTTGATGGTTGGCCGTACGAGGTA GAAACAGAGCAGCTTAGAATTTCATTGGAAAAAGAACTATGTAAACTGGAG AAACAGACTTGGCCTGCACAATCATTGTCCCCCCAAAGTGAGCGGAAAGAAACTAAGATTAAATGCGAACCTGATCATGTGGCAATACCTAATGATGGGACCGATGTCTGGGAAGTCGATCCTAAGAACCTAAAGTTTGAGAACAAAGTTGCATCCGGATCATATGGTGATTT GTATAAAGGTACTTACTGTAGTCAGGAAGTGGCTATCAAAATTCTCAAGCCTGAGCGTATAAATTCAGATTTGGAGAAAGAGTTTGCTCAAGAAGTCTACATAATGAG GAAGGTTAGACATAAGAATGTTGTACAATTCATAGGTGCATGTACCAAGCCCCCAAATTTGTGCATTGTAACAG AATTTATGTCTGGTGGAAGTGTGTATGATTACCTACACAAACAGAAGGGTGTTTTTAAGTTCCCATCCCTGCTAAAAGTAGCAATTGATGTTTCTAAAGGAATGAACTACCTGCACCAAAATAGTATAATCCACAGGGATTTGAAGGCTGCCAATCTTCTCATGGATGAAAATGAA GTGGTTAAGGTTGCTGATTTTGGAGTTGCCAGAGTGAAGGCACAAACTGGAGTTATGACAGCTGAAACTGGGACCTATAGATGGATGGCTCCTGAG GTCATTGAACACAAGCCATATGATCACAAAGCTGATGTTTTCAGTTTCGCAGTCGTGGTATGGGAGTTATTGACCGGAAAG CTTCCATACGAGTACTTAACCCCATTGCAAGCAGCTGTTGGTGTGGTTCAAAAG GGTCTACGGCCTACAATTCCAAAGCACACTCATCCAAAGCTGGCCGAGTTGCTTGAGAAATGCTGGCAGCAAGATCCAGCACTACGACCCGACTTCTCTGAGATTATAGCAACTCTGCAGCCAATTGCAAAAGAG GTGGCAGATGAAGGTGAAGGGCGGAAGGAGAAATCGTCTGGGGGATTCCTATCTGTTCTTAGAAGAGGGCACCACTTCTGA
- the LOC126681120 gene encoding serine/threonine-protein kinase STY46-like isoform X4, with the protein MVEMVDDNESNCGTTSSTSSSPTRPSSASQSVSGRKQRQKLEVYNEVLRRLKDSDNEEANQPGFDDQLWSHFHRLPTRYALDVNVERAEDVLMHRRLLQLAQDHPNDRPAIEIHLVQVQPLSDENSADYNLSGSPLNGATQNSRKSIHPPPAFGSSPNLEALALEANNSENEDGDNSVHANSKFSRPMHEITFSTDDKPKLLSQLTSLLAEVGLNIQEAHAFSTVDGYSLDVFVVDGWPYEETEQLRISLEKELCKLEKQTWPAQSLSPQSERKETKIKCEPDHVAIPNDGTDVWEVDPKNLKFENKVASGSYGDLYKGTYCSQEVAIKILKPERINSDLEKEFAQEVYIMRKVRHKNVVQFIGACTKPPNLCIVTEFMSGGSVYDYLHKQKGVFKFPSLLKVAIDVSKGMNYLHQNSIIHRDLKAANLLMDENEVVKVADFGVARVKAQTGVMTAETGTYRWMAPEVIEHKPYDHKADVFSFAVVVWELLTGKLPYEYLTPLQAAVGVVQKGLRPTIPKHTHPKLAELLEKCWQQDPALRPDFSEIIATLQPIAKEVADEGEGRKEKSSGGFLSVLRRGHHF; encoded by the exons ATGGTGGAGATGGTGGATGATAATGAGAGTAACTGCGGAACGACGTCGTCTACGTCCTCATCGCCGACGCGGCCGTCGTCAGCGTCGCAGTCAGTTAGTGGACGGAAACAGCGGCAGAAGCTGGAGGTTTACAATGAGGTGCTCCGGCGACTCAAGGATTCCGATAATGAAGAGGCGAATCAGCCTGGTTTTGACGATCAACTCTGGTCTCACTTTCATCGTCTTCCTACTCG ATATGCATTGGATGTGAATGTGGAGAGAGCAGAAGATGTACTAATGCACAGGAGATTACTGCAGTTAGCTCAGGATCATCCCAATGATAGACCTGCCATTGAAATTCACCTTGTTCAG GTTCAACCATTGTCTGATGAGAATTCTGCTGATTATAATCTTTCAGGATCCCCTCTTAATGGAGCTACCCAAAATAGTAGAAAGAG CATACATCCACCACCAGCATTTGGTTCGTCGCCTAACCTTGAAGCACTTGCACTTGAAGCAAATAATTCTGAAAATGAAGATGGTGATAATTCTGTACATGCAAATTCAAAGTTCTCTAG GCCCATGCATGAAATAACTTTTTCAACAGATGACAAGCCAAAACTTCTTAGTCAG TTAACTTCCTTGCTTGCTGAAGTTGGATTGAACATCCAAGAAGCACATGCTTTTTCCACAGTTGATGGCTACTCCTTGGATGTCTTTGTTGTTGATGGTTGGCCGTACGAG GAAACAGAGCAGCTTAGAATTTCATTGGAAAAAGAACTATGTAAACTGGAG AAACAGACTTGGCCTGCACAATCATTGTCCCCCCAAAGTGAGCGGAAAGAAACTAAGATTAAATGCGAACCTGATCATGTGGCAATACCTAATGATGGGACCGATGTCTGGGAAGTCGATCCTAAGAACCTAAAGTTTGAGAACAAAGTTGCATCCGGATCATATGGTGATTT GTATAAAGGTACTTACTGTAGTCAGGAAGTGGCTATCAAAATTCTCAAGCCTGAGCGTATAAATTCAGATTTGGAGAAAGAGTTTGCTCAAGAAGTCTACATAATGAG GAAGGTTAGACATAAGAATGTTGTACAATTCATAGGTGCATGTACCAAGCCCCCAAATTTGTGCATTGTAACAG AATTTATGTCTGGTGGAAGTGTGTATGATTACCTACACAAACAGAAGGGTGTTTTTAAGTTCCCATCCCTGCTAAAAGTAGCAATTGATGTTTCTAAAGGAATGAACTACCTGCACCAAAATAGTATAATCCACAGGGATTTGAAGGCTGCCAATCTTCTCATGGATGAAAATGAA GTGGTTAAGGTTGCTGATTTTGGAGTTGCCAGAGTGAAGGCACAAACTGGAGTTATGACAGCTGAAACTGGGACCTATAGATGGATGGCTCCTGAG GTCATTGAACACAAGCCATATGATCACAAAGCTGATGTTTTCAGTTTCGCAGTCGTGGTATGGGAGTTATTGACCGGAAAG CTTCCATACGAGTACTTAACCCCATTGCAAGCAGCTGTTGGTGTGGTTCAAAAG GGTCTACGGCCTACAATTCCAAAGCACACTCATCCAAAGCTGGCCGAGTTGCTTGAGAAATGCTGGCAGCAAGATCCAGCACTACGACCCGACTTCTCTGAGATTATAGCAACTCTGCAGCCAATTGCAAAAGAG GTGGCAGATGAAGGTGAAGGGCGGAAGGAGAAATCGTCTGGGGGATTCCTATCTGTTCTTAGAAGAGGGCACCACTTCTGA